From Echinicola jeungdonensis, the proteins below share one genomic window:
- a CDS encoding rod shape-determining protein: MGLFDFFSSDIAIDLGTANTLIIHKEKIVVDEPSIIAIDKTSNRILAVGREAMNMHEKTHENIKTVRPLKDGVIADFYAAEQMIRGLIKMIPGHKKGMFPQSHRMVICIPSGITEVEKRAVRDSAEHAGAKEVYMVYEPIAAAIGIGIDIEKPMGSMIVDIGGGTTEIALIALSGIVADQSIRVAGDTFTKDILDYMRRQHNLLIGERSAEKVKIAIGSALTELDDAPEDYEIRGRDLMTGIPKVIKVSYSEIAFALDKSVSKIEEAVLKALEIAPPELSADIYDNGIHLTGGGALLKGLDKRLHQKTKLPIHIAEDPLRAVVRGTGTALKNINSFRTVLMT, translated from the coding sequence ATGGGATTATTCGACTTTTTCTCTAGTGATATCGCCATAGATTTAGGAACCGCCAACACCCTCATTATTCATAAAGAAAAGATCGTCGTAGACGAACCGTCGATCATCGCCATAGATAAGACCAGCAACCGCATTCTTGCTGTGGGCAGGGAAGCAATGAACATGCATGAAAAAACGCATGAAAACATTAAAACAGTCCGCCCCTTAAAGGACGGTGTGATTGCTGACTTCTATGCGGCTGAGCAAATGATCAGGGGGTTGATCAAGATGATTCCGGGCCATAAAAAGGGCATGTTTCCCCAATCCCACAGAATGGTAATATGTATCCCCTCAGGAATTACAGAGGTGGAAAAAAGAGCCGTAAGGGACTCTGCAGAACATGCGGGGGCCAAAGAGGTTTATATGGTGTACGAACCCATTGCAGCTGCCATTGGTATCGGCATCGACATCGAAAAACCCATGGGCTCCATGATTGTGGATATCGGAGGTGGAACCACTGAAATTGCCCTGATTGCGCTTTCCGGCATAGTAGCAGACCAATCCATCAGGGTGGCCGGTGATACCTTTACCAAGGATATCCTGGATTATATGAGGAGACAGCATAACCTTTTGATAGGAGAAAGGTCAGCAGAAAAGGTGAAAATTGCCATAGGGTCAGCATTGACTGAGTTGGATGATGCTCCAGAAGATTATGAAATACGAGGCCGGGATTTGATGACGGGAATTCCAAAAGTCATCAAAGTCTCTTATTCGGAGATTGCTTTTGCCTTGGACAAGTCTGTTTCCAAAATTGAAGAGGCTGTATTGAAAGCTTTGGAAATCGCCCCACCCGAACTTTCGGCCGATATTTACGACAATGGAATACACCTTACCGGTGGTGGGGCCTTGCTTAAGGGATTGGACAAAAGACTCCATCAGAAAACCAAACTCCCCATCCATATCGCAGAAGATCCATTAAGGGCTGTAGTAAGGGGAACAGGTACTGCCCTGAAAAACATAAACAGTTTCAGAACCGTACTGATGACCTAA
- the mreC gene encoding rod shape-determining protein MreC, protein MQRILLFLYSIRAFLLFIILETLAIWLVTSYNSPQGAVFFNSSNFITGKFLNTKEGFTSYFELASANDALAQKNAELLKQLDQLSHPADSVHIPLDSTLESRYNFKAAKVINNSIRLNQNHITLNKGAKDGIKAGMGVFNEQGIVGRVKGVSNNFASVISLLHTDLLISSKIKSTDVFGSTQWDGKLSNKAKLKYVPRHVKVQAGDTVITSGYNAVFPEGLLVGTIDEVKPGTETNYLDITIKLAVNFSQLTYVYLVENNREAELDSLQDSLDIVNEQ, encoded by the coding sequence ATGCAACGCATTTTATTATTCCTATACAGCATTAGGGCCTTTTTGTTGTTTATTATTTTGGAAACCCTGGCCATTTGGCTAGTCACTTCCTATAATTCACCACAAGGGGCTGTTTTCTTTAATAGCTCAAATTTTATCACTGGGAAATTCCTCAACACCAAGGAAGGTTTTACTTCCTACTTTGAACTGGCTTCTGCCAATGATGCCCTTGCACAGAAAAACGCAGAACTTCTCAAACAATTGGACCAATTGAGTCATCCTGCAGATAGTGTCCACATTCCCTTGGACAGTACTTTGGAAAGTCGATATAATTTCAAGGCTGCCAAAGTAATCAACAATTCTATCCGACTGAACCAAAACCACATTACCCTTAATAAAGGTGCGAAAGATGGAATTAAGGCAGGAATGGGGGTATTCAATGAACAAGGAATTGTAGGCAGGGTAAAGGGTGTCTCCAATAACTTTGCATCGGTAATTTCTCTGCTTCACACAGATCTTTTGATCTCTTCAAAAATTAAATCAACGGATGTCTTTGGATCCACTCAATGGGATGGAAAATTATCCAACAAGGCCAAACTCAAATATGTCCCAAGGCACGTGAAAGTTCAAGCAGGAGACACGGTGATTACTTCCGGGTATAATGCAGTTTTTCCAGAAGGCTTGTTGGTGGGCACCATCGATGAAGTAAAACCTGGAACTGAAACCAATTACCTGGATATCACCATAAAATTGGCTGTCAATTTCAGCCAATTAACTTATGTGTACTTAGTTGAAAACAACAGGGAAGCAGAATTGGATTCCCTTCAAGACAGTCTGGATATCGTCAATGAACAGTAG
- a CDS encoding rod shape-determining protein MreD: protein MNSRTIIYSIGSFIIYFFIQILVLKNLVLFGTAFCFLYVLFLLLLPIELKTIPLMILAFLLGFSIDIFYDSLGFHTASAVMLAFLRKPWLNLITPTGGYDPNTPPSVLNMSFSWFFVYSFPLILVHHLTFFFIDNLGTSMYLSLLYKTLSSAAFTFIMGIIIQALFYKKKRGI from the coding sequence ATGAACAGTAGAACGATCATATATAGCATAGGAAGTTTCATTATTTATTTTTTTATCCAAATCCTGGTACTCAAAAACCTGGTGCTTTTTGGTACTGCCTTTTGCTTTCTTTATGTGCTTTTTCTCTTATTGTTACCTATTGAGTTAAAGACTATCCCACTCATGATTTTGGCTTTTTTGCTGGGGTTCAGTATTGATATCTTTTATGATAGCCTGGGTTTTCATACAGCTAGTGCAGTAATGCTTGCTTTTTTGAGGAAACCCTGGCTAAACCTTATCACCCCAACGGGAGGTTATGATCCTAATACACCGCCTTCAGTATTGAACATGAGTTTTAGCTGGTTTTTCGTTTACAGTTTCCCATTGATATTGGTACACCACCTTACTTTCTTTTTCATTGATAATTTGGGCACTTCCATGTATCTTTCTTTGTTGTATAAAACGCTGAGCAGTGCTGCTTTCACCTTTATCATGGGTATTATCATCCAAGCACTGTTTTATAAGAAAAAGAGGGGAATTTAA
- the mrdA gene encoding penicillin-binding protein 2 encodes MDEKRPGVIIIVIVLVGVILLSKLFMIQVLDDSFLRRAERNAVQRLVDYPYRGLIYDRNNKLLVYNNPVFDLMVIPQEFKVKDTTKFCRIFQLEKEKLIQKYNEAKAYSWVKPSPLIKQVSNTDFAKMQDYLIDYPGLFIMTRSVRAYPDSVASSTLGYIAEIMPWQLERDTADYYSQGDYIGHSGVESFYENALRGKKGARYKMVNVRGVDKGSFKNGQLDTASIPGKNLQSTIDLELQKYGEKLMQGKRGSVVAIQPKSGEILSMISAPVYDPNLLAGAAYSKNYLKLQNDSTKPLFNRPIMAMYPPGSIFKVVQSLIGLQEGILSPNTTYPCNKALVACHNHPSPVNLFGAIRNSCNPYYYQAFRHIINQEVSSNTYTDTQIGLDKWRKAVMKFGLGDQLGIDLKNEKGGSVPSSQLYDKFYGKGRWKYSTIYSLSIGQGEMLVTPLQMANLAAIFANKGYYYTPHLIKAIDGKTENIPEEYQKKHDVGVDPHHFELIQDAMAEALYGTAARAIMKDITIAGKTGTAQNPHGADHSVFVAFAPKENPQIAIAVYVENAGWGGRAAASTASLMIEKYLNGQIKRKALEDYVLVGDFFD; translated from the coding sequence ATGGACGAAAAGAGACCAGGTGTCATCATCATTGTAATCGTATTAGTTGGAGTTATTTTGCTTTCCAAACTTTTTATGATCCAGGTGTTGGACGATAGTTTTTTGAGGAGAGCGGAAAGAAATGCAGTTCAAAGATTAGTGGATTATCCTTACCGGGGTTTGATTTATGACCGGAACAATAAGCTTTTAGTTTATAATAATCCTGTGTTTGACCTGATGGTTATTCCACAGGAATTTAAAGTCAAGGATACCACCAAGTTTTGCAGGATATTCCAATTGGAAAAGGAAAAATTGATTCAAAAATACAATGAAGCCAAAGCTTATTCCTGGGTAAAACCATCCCCTTTGATCAAGCAGGTGAGCAATACGGACTTTGCTAAAATGCAGGATTACCTGATCGACTATCCTGGCCTTTTCATCATGACCAGATCTGTCAGGGCATATCCAGATTCAGTAGCATCCAGTACCTTAGGCTATATTGCAGAAATAATGCCCTGGCAATTGGAAAGGGATACAGCAGATTATTATTCCCAAGGAGATTATATTGGCCATTCGGGTGTAGAATCTTTTTATGAAAATGCTCTTCGAGGAAAAAAGGGAGCTAGGTATAAAATGGTCAATGTAAGGGGAGTGGACAAAGGCTCGTTTAAAAATGGCCAGTTGGATACCGCTTCCATCCCTGGAAAAAACCTCCAATCCACCATTGACCTTGAACTGCAAAAATATGGTGAAAAGCTTATGCAGGGAAAAAGGGGATCGGTTGTTGCCATACAGCCCAAGTCAGGAGAAATCCTTTCTATGATCTCTGCCCCTGTGTACGACCCCAACCTTCTTGCAGGAGCTGCTTATAGCAAGAACTACCTAAAACTACAAAACGACTCTACCAAACCTTTGTTTAACCGCCCCATCATGGCCATGTATCCCCCAGGATCTATATTTAAGGTCGTCCAGTCCCTAATAGGGCTTCAGGAGGGAATATTGTCACCCAATACCACCTATCCATGTAACAAAGCCCTGGTCGCCTGTCATAATCACCCCAGCCCGGTCAATTTATTTGGCGCCATCAGGAATTCCTGCAATCCCTATTATTATCAAGCTTTTAGGCATATAATCAACCAGGAAGTGTCCAGTAATACTTATACCGATACGCAAATAGGGCTGGACAAATGGAGAAAAGCAGTGATGAAATTTGGACTGGGGGACCAGTTGGGAATTGACTTAAAAAATGAAAAAGGAGGAAGTGTTCCTTCCAGCCAGCTATATGATAAATTCTACGGAAAGGGACGTTGGAAATATTCAACCATTTATTCCTTATCAATAGGTCAAGGGGAAATGCTGGTCACCCCTTTACAGATGGCCAACCTTGCTGCTATCTTTGCCAACAAGGGGTACTATTATACGCCGCACTTGATAAAGGCAATAGATGGTAAAACTGAAAATATTCCTGAAGAATATCAAAAAAAACACGATGTTGGTGTTGATCCACATCATTTTGAGCTTATACAAGATGCAATGGCAGAAGCATTGTATGGCACTGCAGCCAGGGCTATTATGAAGGATATTACCATTGCGGGCAAAACAGGTACGGCCCAAAACCCTCATGGGGCAGACCATTCGGTATTTGTGGCCTTTGCTCCCAAAGAAAATCCCCAAATAGCCATAGCAGTATATGTGGAAAATGCTGGATGGGGAGGACGGGCTGCCGCCAGTACGGCCAGCTTGATGATAGAAAAATACTTGAACGGCCAAATAAAAAGAAAGGCCTTGGAAGATTATGTATTAGTTGGAGATTTCTTCGATTGA
- the rodA gene encoding rod shape-determining protein RodA — translation MRQDDLYINKIDWLTILIYGLLVMIGWFNIYAAVYDEQTAKSIFDFSINSGKQLIWIGTAVLLITLIMVADYRLFDNLSLILFGIFVLILILTPIIGKEINGQKAWFELGPFRLQPGEFAKFATALALAKIIEKPSFDLSKPKYQFQATLVILIPVALIMLQPDTGTAMVYSAFFIMLYREGMPQKYYVLALIFIAVSLLSLAVENNLYLAGGVVFVISFLILMGKKNWKRILSLGLIGLAVIAYSYSLDMVVSKLPSHQQNRIMVLFNPDIDPLGVGWNVTQSKIAIGSGGFWGKGYLQGTQTKFDFVPEQHTDFIFCTLGEEFGWVGSLIVVFLFVSLLVRLVFLAERQKTRFSRVYGYSVISILLFHFMINISMTIGLFPVVGIPLPFFSYGGSSLWSFTILLFIFIKLDSHRIQLLGRMN, via the coding sequence GTGAGACAAGACGATTTATATATCAACAAAATTGACTGGCTGACCATTTTAATTTATGGATTGCTGGTGATGATCGGATGGTTTAATATTTATGCAGCCGTTTATGATGAGCAAACTGCCAAAAGCATATTTGACTTCAGTATTAATTCGGGAAAACAGTTGATCTGGATCGGTACTGCTGTGCTGTTGATAACATTAATCATGGTTGCGGATTATCGTTTATTTGACAATCTAAGCCTGATTTTATTTGGAATTTTTGTCCTTATACTGATTCTTACTCCAATCATAGGTAAGGAAATCAATGGCCAAAAAGCCTGGTTTGAACTGGGACCTTTCCGGTTGCAGCCGGGGGAATTTGCCAAATTTGCTACAGCCCTTGCTTTGGCCAAAATCATTGAAAAACCCTCATTTGATCTTAGCAAACCCAAATATCAGTTTCAGGCTACCTTGGTTATCCTTATACCAGTAGCATTGATCATGCTGCAACCTGATACTGGGACAGCTATGGTTTACAGCGCCTTTTTCATTATGCTTTACCGTGAGGGCATGCCCCAAAAATATTATGTATTGGCACTGATTTTTATTGCTGTTTCCTTATTGTCCCTGGCCGTTGAAAACAACCTTTACCTTGCTGGAGGAGTGGTTTTTGTAATCAGCTTCCTCATCCTTATGGGCAAGAAAAACTGGAAAAGAATCCTTTCCTTGGGATTGATTGGCCTTGCTGTTATCGCATATAGCTATAGTCTTGACATGGTGGTTTCAAAGCTTCCCTCCCACCAACAAAATAGAATCATGGTACTGTTTAATCCGGACATTGATCCTTTGGGAGTAGGTTGGAATGTTACCCAATCCAAAATTGCCATTGGCTCGGGTGGATTTTGGGGGAAAGGATACCTGCAGGGCACCCAGACAAAATTTGACTTTGTACCCGAACAGCATACGGACTTTATTTTCTGCACCCTTGGTGAGGAATTTGGCTGGGTTGGAAGTTTGATAGTGGTATTTCTTTTTGTATCACTTTTGGTAAGATTGGTGTTTTTGGCAGAAAGGCAAAAAACCCGTTTTTCGCGGGTTTATGGCTATAGTGTGATTTCCATTCTCCTCTTTCACTTTATGATCAACATTTCCATGACCATAGGCTTATTTCCTGTTGTTGGTATTCCATTACCTTTCTTTAGTTATGGAGGGTCCTCATTATGGTCCTTTACTATACTGTTATTCATTTTTATTAAACTGGATTCTCACAGGATTCAATTATTGGGAAGGATGAATTAA
- a CDS encoding thymidine kinase yields MFIEPLIGNNHPKSQKGHIEVICGSMFSGKTEELIRRLNRALIAKQRVEIFKPAVDTRYHTYNVVSHNENEIRSTPVNFADDIMLLAGDCDVIGIDEVQFFDQQIVSVANKLASLGKRVILAGLDMDFEGQPFEPMPQLLAIAEYVTKVHAICMKCGDLASYSFRLSGEKRKVMLGEKDAYEARCRKCFYEEKK; encoded by the coding sequence ATGTTTATTGAACCTTTAATAGGAAATAATCATCCCAAAAGCCAAAAAGGACATATCGAGGTGATCTGTGGTTCCATGTTTTCTGGAAAAACTGAAGAACTGATTCGCAGGTTAAACCGGGCTTTAATCGCTAAGCAAAGAGTTGAAATCTTCAAACCTGCTGTTGATACCCGCTACCATACCTATAATGTAGTCTCCCATAATGAAAATGAAATCCGTTCTACACCGGTCAATTTTGCTGATGATATAATGCTTTTAGCTGGTGATTGTGATGTGATTGGCATTGACGAGGTTCAGTTTTTTGACCAGCAAATTGTTTCCGTAGCCAATAAGTTGGCCTCATTGGGCAAAAGGGTAATTTTGGCAGGTCTGGACATGGACTTTGAAGGCCAGCCGTTTGAACCTATGCCACAACTGTTGGCCATCGCCGAATATGTTACCAAAGTACATGCCATCTGTATGAAATGTGGTGATCTGGCCTCTTACAGCTTCCGGCTATCGGGAGAAAAAAGAAAAGTCATGCTTGGTGAAAAGGATGCCTATGAGGCTAGATGCAGAAAATGTTTTTATGAAGAAAAAAAATAA
- a CDS encoding two-component regulator propeller domain-containing protein, whose protein sequence is MKKKNKFLLFLVALTAHVLSSNAQGQIPVGTWRMHPSYTTISEISGNNTTIFARGNQACFYFSVENPIPHPLTKKDGLYGQDFKKMAFSDGAKTLILTYPDGTVDLVKEDKIKTITLIRDQSSIQDKTIYSIQIQEKIAWMATAFGLVKLDLETGTIVDSYSQIGPQGSTLEVWDVAIQEQSIWITTPEGLWKGDRSANLKDFRNWQLLQLENPMAQLSFSGNSLFGLGEDHNIYLWNSSEWEWISGASDVKILKAIQGQLYFSSGNTIYSLNENGSFHPEFSSIEVNFLDFHISENHLFLATESQGVLAWDTYQTIFPNGPNAPIKSFSLAGKDMFGQPIALKRDGTVDIASPATSSKFEMGFWETLQGPTLITDIKYANQLLFAGTWGDGLWKKDADLWEKINLRGLSEHSFISDMALDFKNNLWLILLKGPDKLIKITPEAAISFNISGLIQPIKIKADPAGNLWILEGTSGNHRIRIFKPVEGINRILSSSQNLGNLPSAQVLDFDISSKGEIWIGTKNGVAYLPSIWNISSSSSVNAIIPFYQNRPLLSGQEIQALLKAPDGSIWLGTSNDGLWHFFPEQESLRNFHKSNSPLPSNDIQQLSLDPVYGELFIKTKTGALSYRGVSIPPVAQLEDLKIFPNPVRPDFSGLLSIEGLTNFATLKITNSVGRVVYSWKVRGGKSTWNLRDAKGNRIPPGVYMVYVANEMGTEKVAGKFLVL, encoded by the coding sequence ATGAAGAAAAAAAATAAATTCCTACTTTTTCTTGTGGCATTAACTGCCCATGTGCTCTCCAGTAATGCCCAGGGACAAATCCCAGTCGGAACTTGGAGAATGCACCCCTCATATACCACCATTAGTGAAATTTCCGGAAATAACACCACCATTTTTGCAAGAGGTAACCAAGCTTGTTTTTACTTTTCGGTGGAAAACCCAATACCACATCCCCTGACAAAAAAGGATGGATTATATGGTCAGGATTTTAAAAAAATGGCCTTTTCGGATGGGGCAAAAACACTGATATTAACTTATCCAGATGGCACTGTTGATCTTGTAAAGGAGGATAAAATCAAAACAATTACCCTTATCCGGGATCAAAGTTCCATTCAGGACAAGACAATTTACTCCATTCAAATTCAAGAGAAAATAGCTTGGATGGCTACTGCTTTTGGTCTGGTAAAATTGGATCTTGAAACCGGTACCATAGTGGATTCCTATTCCCAAATCGGGCCTCAAGGCTCCACCTTGGAGGTTTGGGATGTAGCTATTCAAGAACAGTCAATATGGATCACTACCCCGGAAGGCCTTTGGAAAGGGGATCGGTCAGCCAACCTAAAAGATTTCAGAAACTGGCAATTATTGCAATTGGAAAATCCAATGGCCCAATTGTCTTTTTCAGGAAATTCTCTTTTTGGCCTTGGAGAAGACCATAACATTTATCTCTGGAACAGCAGTGAATGGGAATGGATCTCTGGGGCATCTGACGTTAAAATTTTAAAAGCCATCCAAGGGCAATTGTATTTTTCCTCCGGAAACACGATTTACAGTTTAAATGAAAACGGATCATTTCATCCTGAGTTTTCATCAATTGAAGTTAATTTTTTGGATTTTCACATCTCGGAAAACCATTTGTTCCTGGCCACGGAAAGCCAGGGGGTCTTGGCTTGGGACACCTACCAAACCATTTTTCCAAATGGTCCAAATGCACCCATAAAATCTTTTAGTTTGGCAGGAAAAGATATGTTCGGCCAACCCATAGCTTTGAAAAGAGATGGGACTGTTGATATTGCCAGCCCTGCCACAAGTAGTAAATTTGAAATGGGTTTTTGGGAAACATTACAAGGGCCTACCTTGATCACGGATATTAAATATGCCAACCAACTTTTATTTGCTGGTACTTGGGGGGATGGTTTATGGAAAAAGGATGCAGACCTATGGGAAAAAATAAATCTCAGAGGACTTTCAGAACATTCCTTCATTTCAGATATGGCCTTGGATTTCAAAAACAACCTTTGGCTTATTTTACTAAAGGGGCCAGACAAATTAATAAAAATCACCCCTGAGGCAGCAATCTCTTTCAATATTTCAGGTTTAATCCAACCTATCAAAATAAAAGCGGATCCAGCTGGTAACCTTTGGATTTTGGAAGGCACCTCCGGAAATCATAGAATCCGAATATTCAAGCCGGTTGAAGGAATCAATAGAATCTTAAGTAGTTCACAAAACCTGGGGAATTTACCTTCTGCTCAGGTTTTAGATTTTGACATCAGTTCAAAGGGAGAAATTTGGATAGGGACTAAAAATGGAGTGGCATACCTTCCCTCTATATGGAACATCAGTTCCAGCTCTTCTGTTAATGCCATTATTCCATTTTACCAAAATCGCCCTTTACTTTCAGGACAAGAAATCCAAGCGCTTCTTAAAGCCCCAGACGGAAGTATTTGGCTGGGCACAAGCAATGATGGTTTGTGGCATTTTTTTCCGGAACAGGAAAGTTTGCGAAACTTTCATAAAAGCAATTCCCCCCTTCCATCCAATGATATACAGCAGCTATCTTTGGATCCAGTTTATGGGGAGTTATTTATTAAAACTAAAACGGGAGCTCTTTCCTATAGGGGAGTCAGCATACCCCCTGTTGCCCAATTGGAAGACTTGAAAATTTTCCCCAATCCAGTCAGGCCTGATTTTTCAGGGCTTCTTAGTATTGAGGGATTAACAAATTTTGCGACCTTAAAAATCACCAATTCGGTGGGAAGGGTGGTTTATTCCTGGAAGGTAAGGGGAGGAAAATCCACTTGGAACCTCAGGGATGCCAAAGGAAACAGAATTCCCCCAGGGGTTTATATGGTATATGTAGCCAATGAAATGGGAACTGAAAAAGTTGCTGGTAAATTTCTGGTATTGTAA
- the recO gene encoding DNA repair protein RecO, whose protein sequence is MLKKTQGIVIHYIKYRETSIIVKIFTRELGLKSYIVNGVRSAKSKNKMAFYQPLTLLDLVVYDRENASLNRISEVKLAYPFQRIPFDYYRSGVAMFIGEILSKCIYDNYQNEYLYDFIYNSIELLDQEGINLANFPLAFLLENSRFLGFAPNNSEELFDQIHETINDPVYALEEKKYLDLLIHSTYDQKLKIPAAIRHKLLDHLIQFYQWHLDSFGKLNSLKVLRSLM, encoded by the coding sequence ATGCTGAAGAAAACACAAGGAATCGTAATTCATTACATCAAATACAGGGAGACCTCCATCATTGTAAAAATTTTCACCCGGGAGTTGGGCCTGAAAAGTTATATTGTCAATGGGGTAAGGAGTGCAAAATCCAAAAATAAAATGGCTTTCTACCAGCCATTGACCCTATTGGACCTGGTAGTCTATGACCGGGAAAATGCCTCTCTCAACCGGATTTCAGAGGTTAAACTCGCCTACCCCTTCCAAAGGATTCCCTTTGACTATTACCGGAGCGGAGTGGCAATGTTTATTGGAGAAATTTTAAGCAAGTGCATTTACGATAACTATCAAAATGAATATTTATATGACTTTATCTATAATTCTATAGAATTGCTTGACCAGGAGGGCATCAATCTGGCTAATTTTCCATTGGCATTCTTACTGGAAAATTCCAGGTTTTTGGGCTTTGCGCCAAATAATTCTGAAGAATTGTTTGATCAAATCCATGAAACCATCAATGACCCAGTATATGCTCTGGAAGAAAAAAAATACCTTGATTTGCTTATTCATAGCACTTATGACCAAAAACTCAAAATCCCAGCAGCCATCAGGCATAAATTATTGGACCATTTGATCCAGTTTTACCAATGGCATTTAGACAGCTTTGGAAAGCTTAATTCGCTTAAGGTCCTTAGAAGTTTGATGTGA
- a CDS encoding isopenicillin N synthase family dioxygenase: MSKILYTEIPSLDLADFNSNDPEKKADFVQNLGNAYQNIGFVAIKNHGLTADLQARLYEAIQVFFSLDDEIKLKYEKPEIGYQRGYTGKGKESAKGRNTGDLKEFYHVGQDLDHIPDEDSIKGDYPPNVWPEEIKEFREVSLKVYSAIEKAGKTMLQAIALHLGLPEDYFEDKVAFGNSILRPIHYFPIEDPEAVPSDAVRAAEHGDINLITLLMGASADGLEVLRNDGQWIPITALPDQLVVNVGDMLERLTNKKLKSTIHRVANPPKEKMNTSRYSIPFFMHPRSEMDLTCLENCIDDEHPKQFEDATAGEFLEERLKELGLKV; encoded by the coding sequence ATGAGTAAAATTCTTTATACTGAAATTCCTTCCCTTGATTTAGCTGATTTTAATTCCAATGACCCTGAAAAGAAAGCTGATTTTGTCCAAAATTTGGGTAATGCCTACCAAAATATTGGATTCGTGGCCATCAAAAACCATGGTTTGACCGCTGATCTGCAAGCCCGTTTGTATGAGGCCATCCAAGTTTTTTTTTCATTGGATGATGAAATCAAATTAAAGTATGAAAAACCCGAAATCGGGTATCAACGAGGATATACAGGTAAAGGAAAGGAAAGTGCCAAGGGTAGAAATACTGGTGATTTAAAAGAATTTTATCATGTAGGCCAGGATCTGGACCATATTCCAGATGAAGACAGCATCAAAGGAGATTATCCTCCCAATGTTTGGCCCGAAGAAATTAAGGAATTTAGAGAAGTATCCCTTAAAGTTTATTCTGCAATAGAAAAAGCCGGAAAAACCATGCTTCAGGCCATTGCCCTTCATTTGGGTTTGCCTGAGGATTATTTTGAGGATAAAGTGGCCTTTGGAAATTCTATTTTAAGACCCATTCATTATTTCCCTATAGAAGACCCGGAAGCAGTCCCTTCCGATGCGGTAAGGGCAGCAGAACATGGTGACATCAACCTTATCACGCTTTTGATGGGTGCCAGTGCGGATGGCCTTGAAGTATTGAGGAATGACGGCCAATGGATCCCCATCACCGCCCTTCCTGATCAACTGGTAGTCAATGTAGGAGATATGCTGGAAAGGCTGACCAATAAAAAGCTGAAATCTACCATTCACCGGGTGGCCAATCCTCCCAAAGAAAAAATGAATACCAGTCGATATTCCATTCCATTTTTTATGCATCCCCGGTCAGAAATGGATCTTACCTGTCTGGAAAATTGCATTGATGATGAACATCCCAAGCAATTTGAAGATGCCACCGCGGGAGAATTTTTGGAAGAAAGATTAAAGGAACTTGGCCTAAAAGTTTAA